A segment of the uncultured Desulfobulbus sp. genome:
CAAAGGTGCCACCAAAACCACAGCATTTATCCGCGTCTTTCATCTCGATCAATTCCATGTCCTTAATCCCGGCGAGCAAGGCCCGAGGCTGGCTATCCACCCCCAGAAAACGATTGAGATGGCAGGAGGCATGGTAGGTCACCTTATGGGGATAGCGGGCACCAACATCGGTCACGCCCAGGACATCGACCAAAAACTGGGTGTACTCGTAGGTCTTCTTGGCAACACGCAGGGCACGTTTTTGCATCTCCGGATCGCCCTTAAAGAGCTCGGGATAATGATGCCGAACCATATTGACGCAGGAGCCCGAGGGGGAAACGATGCATTCGGCCTCTTCAAAGCGGTTGATAAATTTGACCGCCGCCGCTCGGGCCACCTGACGATGACCGGAGTTGAAAGCGGGCTGGCCGCAGCAGGTCTGATCGGTGGGGCAGGACAGCGAGACATTGTGCCGCTCCAAAACCTCAACCATTGCCTCGGCAACATCGGGAAAGATGGTGTCGACAATACACTGAACAAATAAGGTAACGTGTGGTGTCTGTTTCATGGTTTCAACAACGTAAAAATAATCAGGGAATAAGATGAGCCGGCAGATAGGTGATCAGCTGGGGAAAGACAATCAGCAGCACAATCGCTAAAACCTGCAGGCCGACAAAGGGCATAACCCCCCGGTAGATATCAACGGTTTCCACACCAGGGGGAGCAATCCCTTTGAGATAAAAAATTGAGTAGGCAAAGGGCGGCGTCAGAAAGGAGATCTGCAGATTCACCATCACCAGCACCGCAAACCAGACCGGATCAAAGCCAAGTTCGGCCGCAATCGGGGTAATCAGGGGAACGATGATAAAGAGGATGCCCATCCAGTCGATGAACATACCGCAGAGTACCAGAAGCAGCATAATCGCCGCCAACACGCCCCATTTTCCCACAGGTAACTGCAAAAAGAGCGAGGTGATGACATCATCGCCGCCAATGGCCACAAAGACCGTGGAGAAAAAGCTGGCGCCGATGGCAATCATCATGATCATGGCGGTAATGCTCAAGGTCTGTTCGCAAGCATCTTTTACCACTCGAAAGTTGAGCCGACCATAGGAGGCCGCCAGGACCATACTGGCAACTGCGCCCACGGCAGCGGATTCGGTGACAGCGGCGATACCAAAAAAGATTGACCCCAGCACGGAGAAGATGATCAATGCTGGCGGAATCACCGAGGTAAAGAGAATCTTAAATTTCTCTTTGGTGCTCATCTGCCGCTCCTCAGCGGGGAGCGGCGGACCATCTTCGGGACGAAAATAACAACGCACTCCAATATAGATCATGTAGAGCAGGGTCAGCAAAAGTCCTGGTACCAGGGCGCCAAGAAAAAGCTTGCCCACCGAGATGCGTGCTATGGGGCCGTAGACGATAATCATGACCGAGGGCGGAATAAGAATACCCAGGGTACCACCCGCACAAATCGAGCCGCAGGCCATGGACTTGTTATATTTCTTGGCCAGCATCACCGGTAGGGCCATCAGGCCGATGGTGATCTCTGAGGCGCCAACCACGCCGGTGGCCGCCGCAAAGATCGCGGAAATGGCAATGGTAGAAATTCCAAGCCCCCCACGCATCCTGCCCCAAAGGATGTGCATGGCATTAAAGAGGCGCTCTGCCATCCCTGATTTCTCCATAAAAACGCCCATGAAGAGAAAGAGCGGTACAGCCAGCAGGGTGTAATTTTTCATCAGCTCAAAGAGCCGGGTGATAAAGAGGTTGTAAATATCCCCCCCCATATCAATCGAACCAAAAATCAGGGCCACACCACCCAAGACAAAAGCGGTGGGAAATCCAAGAAAGATTCCCAGGAACAGGGTCACAAACATCAACAGCACCATGATTTCGACACTCATTTCCCCTCTCCCTGACAGATAAACACGATATTGCGCAACACCTCAGCCACTCCCTGCACAAGCAGCATGCCCACAGCCACAGGCATCACTGTTTTAAAGGGATAGAGAATCGGCTGCCAGTATCCCTGCATGGAGCGTTCGCCCACCTCCCAGGAGAACTGCACATAGGGAATGAGCGCCCAGAGGATGCCCCCCCATAGAGGAAAAAAGAAGATCAGGTAACAGGCGATGTTGATGTAAGCTCTGGTCTTTTTTGAAAACCGTCCAGAAAAGATATCAATGCGCACATGCTGTTTGCGCTTAAGGGTCCAGGCCTCGCCCAACATGAAAAAAGTGCCGCCGACCATGTAACTGAGGTCAAAGGACCACTTGGTGGGGGCGCCGAGTACGTAGCGAGAAAATATCTCATAACTGATCATCGCCGTGAGCACGATAACCAGCCAAATAATCACCTTGGCGAAAAGTTCACTCGTGGTATCAATGGTTTGGATAATACGGGAAAGAAATTTCATGGTCTATCCTGCGTGTATGAGCTGCAAACAACAAAGGAGCCATTCGGTAGACCGAATGACTCCTGATATAATCATATCAAAAATATGCGGGGGTATCAGTACGAGGGCGTCATTAAGGCCTTATACTCGTTGTAACCTTTGCGGAATTTCACCTGGGACTCGTAGACCTTTTTAAAGAAGGGGTCTTTCTCGCCCTTGGCAATCATCAGCTCCTGGGTCTTTTTGGCC
Coding sequences within it:
- a CDS encoding (Fe-S)-binding protein yields the protein MKQTPHVTLFVQCIVDTIFPDVAEAMVEVLERHNVSLSCPTDQTCCGQPAFNSGHRQVARAAAVKFINRFEEAECIVSPSGSCVNMVRHHYPELFKGDPEMQKRALRVAKKTYEYTQFLVDVLGVTDVGARYPHKVTYHASCHLNRFLGVDSQPRALLAGIKDMELIEMKDADKCCGFGGTFAVKYNDISEAILEEKVDNILASGAEVVTGCDMGCLMNIQGILTRRNEAVVVKHIAQLLREQ
- a CDS encoding TRAP transporter large permease subunit, which translates into the protein MSVEIMVLLMFVTLFLGIFLGFPTAFVLGGVALIFGSIDMGGDIYNLFITRLFELMKNYTLLAVPLFLFMGVFMEKSGMAERLFNAMHILWGRMRGGLGISTIAISAIFAAATGVVGASEITIGLMALPVMLAKKYNKSMACGSICAGGTLGILIPPSVMIIVYGPIARISVGKLFLGALVPGLLLTLLYMIYIGVRCYFRPEDGPPLPAEERQMSTKEKFKILFTSVIPPALIIFSVLGSIFFGIAAVTESAAVGAVASMVLAASYGRLNFRVVKDACEQTLSITAMIMMIAIGASFFSTVFVAIGGDDVITSLFLQLPVGKWGVLAAIMLLLVLCGMFIDWMGILFIIVPLITPIAAELGFDPVWFAVLVMVNLQISFLTPPFAYSIFYLKGIAPPGVETVDIYRGVMPFVGLQVLAIVLLIVFPQLITYLPAHLIP
- a CDS encoding TRAP transporter small permease subunit; this encodes MKFLSRIIQTIDTTSELFAKVIIWLVIVLTAMISYEIFSRYVLGAPTKWSFDLSYMVGGTFFMLGEAWTLKRKQHVRIDIFSGRFSKKTRAYINIACYLIFFFPLWGGILWALIPYVQFSWEVGERSMQGYWQPILYPFKTVMPVAVGMLLVQGVAEVLRNIVFICQGEGK